Proteins encoded within one genomic window of Trichoderma asperellum chromosome 2, complete sequence:
- a CDS encoding uncharacterized protein (EggNog:ENOG41): protein MIKLTRHHLQQIASVFSATNINRPETDDRRTDLRTLYNGIRSHVFDAGATLVDKALLEDTSAPPPIDYEPGREHKPQS, encoded by the exons ATGATCAAATTAACGCGCCACCACTTACAGCAAATCGCATCAGTATTCTCGGCTACCAACATCAATCGTCCAGAAACAGATGACAGACGCACCGACCTCCGAACATTATATAATGGTATAAGAAGCCATGTTTTCGACGCAGGTGCGACCCTTGTAGATAAAGCATTGCTGGAGGACACATCAGCACCCCCTCCAATTGACT ATGAGCCTGGCCGCGAACACAAACCTCAATCGTAA
- a CDS encoding uncharacterized protein (EggNog:ENOG41) produces the protein MDDILNHMKGLEDTLAADSRADDIERGVDMAVDDLRTECIGTIESEFRYLRYGIEEVTKGMEEAEEKANEVLNLVDEAGDGIERRVGRYLNSIRLQVTVDDE, from the coding sequence ATGGACGATATTCTCAATCATATGAAAGGGCTTGAGGATACTTTGGCCGCAGACTCCAGAGCAGACGATATAGAGCGCGGGGTCGATATGGCTGTGGATGATTTAAGAACGGAATGTATCGGGACCATTGAATCGGAATTCAGATACCTCAGATATGGCATTGAAGAGGTGACGAAAGGCATggaagaggctgaagaaaaagcaaacgaGGTGTTAAACTTGGTGGACGAAGCTGGCGATGGTATAGAGAGGCGAGTAGGGAGATATCTAAACAGCATTCGCTTGCAAGTCACCGTCGACGATGAATAA
- a CDS encoding uncharacterized protein (EggNog:ENOG41) has protein sequence MAYNELYQYSVVSALMQGLGDYGLPYKELVSHGDHGLGTFRRMDGEMIALDGDVYQMKADGSIIKIDTSGGSDIAPFAQLTRFQASATADVEFKDKQGFSDALSKLLPKTKNHFVAFRVDGLFKCVAVRTAGGQFCRHESIRVLHKRQTTYEFTNVRGSVIGFRSPEFLQGVGVAGDHLHFISDERDRGGHVLEVECHPDVPVKLSASVQTKVHLEFPDDDDYQEVDLNPDSSLIKVVEG, from the coding sequence ATGGCCTACAACGAGCTCTACCAATATTCTGTTGTCTCGGCTCTCATGCAAGGGCTCGGAGACTATGGGCTGCCATACAAAGAACTCGTCTCTCACGGCGATCACGGCCTCGGGACATTTCGTCGAATGGACGGCGAGATGATTGCCCTTGACGGCGACGTCTATCAAATGAAGGCCGATGGCTCAATCATCAAGATTGACACTTCTGGGGGCTCCGACATCGCTCCCTTTGCACAGCTCACTCGCTTTCAAGCCTCTGCCACCGCCGACGTCGAATTCAAGGACAAGCAGGGCTTCTCAGATGCCCTGTCCAAGCTTCTACCAAAAACCAAGAACCACTTCGTGGCGTTCCGCGTGGACGGCCTTTTCAAGTGTGTTGCAGTACGCACCGCGGGTGGTCAATTCTGCCGGCACGAAAGCATCAGGGTGCTGCACAAGCGCCAGACCACCTACGAGTTCACCAATGTCCGCGGAAGTGTTATTGGATTTAGATCGCCAGAGTTTCTACAGGGAGTCGGTGTAGCGGGCGATCATCTTCACTTTATTTCGGATGAGAGAGACCGTGGCGGACATGTGCTGGAGGTTGAATGTCACCCTGACGTTCCAGTTAAGTTGTCTGCATCAGTTCAAACCAAAGTCCATCTAGAGTTCCCAGACGACGATGACTATCAGGAGGTAGACCTAAATCCGGACTCCAGTCTGATCAAAGTTGTGGAGGGATGA
- a CDS encoding uncharacterized protein (EggNog:ENOG41) yields MPILPRNPHLCRLLHPSHRLLSSASLLPSRHFSFTVRAMAQEYKLKGVTSLSLKPGQKQEAEVEGIQDAKVLLVGLQTGGKAQVQAIGAKCTHYGAPLAKGILTTGGRLTCPWHGACFSAKTGDVEDGPALDALPVFPLTERDGGFYITGEEAAIKGSRRKPNFQCSVSSDSQERVVVVGGGSGALGVVEGLREKGYTGHITVISKEGYLPIDRPKLSKALITDSSKIAWRDKSWFDSGSVEWVDGEVNGIDFSSRQVITASGSKLPYTKLVLATGGTPRELPLQGFKVLGNIFTLRTVHDAKKIVDAIGDKGKKIVIIGSSFIGMEIANATGGDNSVTVVGMEKVPLERVLGEQVGAGIQKALEGKGIKFYLSAGVDRAEPSASDPSKVGAVYLKDGTKLDADLVILGVGVSPETTYLRGNTAVQLEKDGSLQTDANFAVKGLADVYAVGDIATYPYHGPGGNGSLVRIEHWNVAQNAGRAVATHIVNPSASTTHFIPVFWSALGAQLRYSGNTIASGWDDVVVDGDVAAGKFLAYYTKGETVVAVASQGRDPSVMQVSELLRLGRAPTKSQLKSGVDIFSIDVSA; encoded by the exons ATGCCGATTTTACCCCGCAACCCCCACCTCTGTCGTTTACTTCACCCAAGCCACCGTCTCTTGTCTTCTGCCTCATTGTTGCCATCTCGACACTTTTCATTTACTGTTCGCGCCATGGCTCAGGAATACAAGCTCAAGGGCGTGACGTCGCTGTCACTCAAGCCCGGCCAGAAGCAGGAGGCCGAGGTTGAAGGCATCCAGGATGCCAAGGTCCTTCTCGTTGGCCTGCAAACCGGTGGAAAGGCACAAGTGCAAGCCATTGGTGCCAAATGCACCCATTACGGCGCTCCCTTGGCTAAGGGTATCTTGACCACTGGGGGCCGTTTGACATGTCCCTGGCATGGAG CTTGCTTCAGTGCCAAGACTGGTGATGTCGAAGACGGCCCTGCTCTGGATGCGCTTCCGGTGTTTCCTCTCACCGAGCGTGATGGGGGGTTTTACATTACCGGCGAGGAGGCTGCTATCAAAGGGTCTCGAAGAAAGCCCAATTTCCAGTGCAGTGTTTCAAGTGACTCCCAAGAGAGGGTTGTTGTCGTCGGTGGTGGCTCTGGTGCGcttggtgttgttgaagGGCTGCGAGAGAAGGGATACACTGGCCATATCACCGTCATCTCCAAGGAGGGCTACCTCCCCATTGATAGACCCAAGCTGAGCAAAGCACTAATCACAGATTCATCCAAGATTGCATGGCGCGACAAGAGCTGGTTCGACAGTGGCTCAGTGGAGTGGGTTGACGGTGAAGTCAACGGCATCGACTTTTCTAGCCGACAAGTGATAACTGCTAGTGGCAGCAAGCTTCCCTACACTAAGCTGGTTCTCGCAACTGGAGGAACCCCCAGGGAACTTCCTTTGCAAGGCTTCAAGGTTCTCGGCAACATCTTCACTCTCCGCACCGTTCATGACGCCAAGAAGATTGTGGATGCCATTGGagacaagggcaagaagattgTCATCATTGGTTCATCGTTTATTGGCATGGAAATTGCCAACGCTACCGGCGGTGACAACTCAGTGACAGTTGTGGGCATGGAAAAAGTTCCCCTTGAGCGTGTTCTTGGCGAGCAAGTCGGTGCTGGCATCCAGAAGGCTCTGGAAGGCAAAGGCATCAAGTTCTACCTGAGCGCTGGCGTCGACAGGGCTGAGCCATCAGCCTCGGATCCGTCCAAGGTCGGTGCTGTCTACCTCAAAGATGGCACCAAACTCGACGCAGACCTTGTCATCTTGGGAGTAGGAGTATCTCCTGAGACAACGTATCTGAGGGGCAACACGGCTGTTCAGCTGGAAAAGGATGGATCGCTCCAGACTGACGCCAACTTTGCTGTCAAGGGACTTGCAGACGTTTACGCTGTTGGAGACATTGCAACTTATCCGTACCATGGCCCAGGAGGCAATGGAAGCTTGGTCCGAATTGAGCACTGGAACGTTGCTCAGAATGCCGGCCGTGCCGTCGCCACGCACATTGTGAATCCATCTGCAAGCACCACGCACTTTATCCCCGTCTTCTGGTCTGCTCTGGGGGCTCAACTGCGGTACAGCGGAAATACCATTGCCTCAGGATGGGACGACGTGGTCGTGGATGGAGACGTGGCCGCAGGAAAGTTTCTTGCATACTATACCAAGGGCGAAACCGTTGTGGCAGTTGCCTCCCAAGGCCGCGATCCTAGCGTGATGCAAGTGTCTGAGCTTTTGAGGCTAGGAAGGGCACCCACCAAGAGTCAGCTGAAGAGTGGTGTAGATATCTTCAGCATCGACGTATCGGCATAG
- a CDS encoding uncharacterized protein (EggNog:ENOG41~SECRETED:SignalP(1-24)) — protein MRLTSSIAQAILCLSVTVLPVAQGAIAIGNQIREGGTHFNVAWIEGVSPCVDDVEIAPESGKECNRNFKLDGTDYYLVGCTDPGTPYAQNPKRLRRVKDNSLYGNCAPVKKKTINCKGSTHDVVKRYVCG, from the coding sequence ATGCGTTTGACAAGCTCGATTGCGCAAGCCATCCTCTGCCTCTCAGTCACAGTCCTTCCCGTGGCACAaggcgccatcgccatcggaAATCAGATCAGGGAAGGCGGCACTCATTTCAATGTCGCCTGGATTGAAGGGGTGAGCCCTTGCGTCGATGATGTCGAAATTGCCCCGGAAAGCGGAAAAGAGTGCAATCGTAACTTCAAACTCGACGGTACCGACTATTATCTTGTCGGCTGCACCGACCCCGGTACCCCTTATGCTCAAAACCCAAAGCGACTCCGACGTGTTAAAGACAATTCTTTATATGGCAATTGCGCACCtgtgaaaaagaagactaTTAATTGCAAGGGATCTACCCACGACGTTGTAAAGCGCTATGTCTGTGGTTAG
- a CDS encoding uncharacterized protein (EggNog:ENOG41~SECRETED:SignalP(1-19)): protein MFASKAFALFAAVIASVSAAPSGTPTTGNNLASRTGWTGVTHSVVVGRGGLHFDPENVVAEIGDTIEWHFTAANHSVAQSDFAHPCQPLADGTSFFAGFNFVTSQGQNPNVYQITVIDDKPIWYYCPQTKGNHCQMGMVGVINQNFNSQNTLSNQKVIAAGTGVSKVGVVQGGKNGGFTRANPNPNSGF from the coding sequence ATGTTCGCTTCCAAGGCCTTTGCCCTCTTCGCCGCTGTAATTGCCAGCGTTTCTGCTGCTCCATCTGGCACTCCTACTACTGGAAACAACTTGGCCAGCCGCACAGGATGGACCGGCGTCACCCACTCCGTGGTTGTTGGACGCGGTGGTCTTCACTTCGATCCCGAGAACGTTGTAGCTGAAATTGGCGACACCATCGAGTGGCACTTTACCGCTGCCAACCACTCCGTCGCTCAGTCTGACTTTGCTCATCCCTGCCAGCCTCTCGCCGACGGCACCAGCTTCTTTGCCGGCTTCAACTTTGTCACTTCCCAGGGCCAGAACCCCAACGTCTACCAGATCACCGTTATTGACGACAAACCCATCTGGTACTACTGCCCCCAGACCAAGGGCAACCACTGCCAAATGGGCATGGTCGGAGTTATCAACCAGAACTTCAACTCCCAGAACACTCTCTCAAACCAGAAGGTCATTGCTGCTGGCACTGGTGTCTCTAAAGTGGGCGTTGTCCAAGGAGGCAAGAATGGAGGCTTTACTCGCGCAAACCCGAACCCTAACAGCGGTTTCTAA